One segment of Pandoraea pnomenusa DNA contains the following:
- a CDS encoding DUF1269 domain-containing protein, which translates to MRRRMYFLLPDLASAQRTMSDLLLARIEERHIHFMARDEMDLEGLHEANLLQTSDIVHGAEAGLVIGGFCGLAVGAVAAFFPIVGTRPQWELMIVTAPLGALFGAWVSSMIGVSVPNSRLKTFREPLERGMILLMVDVRDSRVDEIRDMLKAHHPEAHMEGVEAAIPAFP; encoded by the coding sequence ATGCGCAGACGGATGTATTTCCTTCTCCCGGATCTGGCCAGTGCGCAGCGCACGATGAGCGACTTGCTACTCGCACGGATCGAGGAGCGTCACATCCACTTCATGGCACGTGACGAAATGGACCTGGAGGGACTGCACGAGGCCAACCTGCTGCAGACGTCCGATATCGTGCACGGCGCCGAAGCCGGGCTCGTGATCGGCGGTTTCTGCGGTCTGGCGGTCGGTGCGGTCGCGGCGTTTTTCCCCATCGTGGGCACACGTCCCCAGTGGGAATTGATGATCGTGACGGCGCCGCTTGGCGCGCTCTTCGGCGCGTGGGTGTCGAGCATGATCGGTGTCTCGGTGCCGAACTCGCGGCTCAAGACGTTCCGCGAACCGCTCGAGCGCGGCATGATCCTGCTCATGGTGGATGTGCGAGACAGCCGCGTCGACGAGATTCGCGACATGCTCAAGGCGCATCACCCGGAAGCGCACATGGAAGGGGTCGAGGCGGCGATTCCGGCATTCCCCTGA
- a CDS encoding ribonucleotide-diphosphate reductase subunit beta, with the protein MLNWEEDTTAKSPAPAAAPSPAAAPASNILGTQGDTPSVIASQSTRRVSASDKRVINGTTDVNQLVPFKYKWAWEKYLAGCANHWMPQEINMSRDIALWKDPNGLTEDERRIIKRNLGFFVTADSLAANNIVLGTYRHITAPECRQFLLRQAFEEAIHTHAYQYIVESLGLDEGEIFNAYHEVPSIRDKDEFLLPFIEVVADPSFQTGTQEADQKLLRSLIVFACIMEGLFFYVGFTQILALGRQNKMTGAAEQYQYILRDESMHCNFGIDLINQVKLENPNLWTPEFREEIRELFKKAVELEYRYAEDTMPRGVLGLNAGMFKSYLRFIANRRCAQIGLEALFPNEENPFPWMSEMIDLKKERNFFETRVIEYQTGGALSWD; encoded by the coding sequence ATGCTGAACTGGGAAGAAGACACCACTGCCAAATCGCCGGCTCCGGCCGCCGCTCCGAGTCCGGCCGCTGCGCCTGCGTCGAACATCCTCGGCACCCAGGGGGATACCCCGAGTGTGATCGCCTCGCAGTCGACGCGTCGCGTGAGCGCCTCGGACAAGCGCGTGATCAACGGCACGACGGACGTGAACCAGCTGGTGCCGTTCAAGTACAAGTGGGCCTGGGAGAAGTATCTCGCCGGCTGCGCGAACCACTGGATGCCGCAGGAAATCAACATGTCGCGCGACATCGCCCTGTGGAAGGACCCGAACGGTCTGACCGAGGACGAGCGCCGCATCATCAAGCGCAACCTCGGCTTCTTCGTGACGGCCGACTCGCTCGCCGCGAACAACATCGTGCTGGGCACCTATCGCCACATCACCGCGCCGGAGTGCCGCCAGTTCCTGCTGCGCCAGGCGTTCGAAGAGGCCATCCACACGCACGCGTATCAGTACATCGTCGAGAGCCTGGGCCTGGACGAAGGCGAGATCTTCAACGCCTATCATGAAGTGCCGTCGATTCGCGACAAGGACGAGTTCCTGCTGCCGTTCATCGAGGTGGTCGCCGATCCGTCGTTCCAGACGGGCACGCAGGAAGCCGACCAGAAGCTGCTGCGCTCGCTGATCGTCTTCGCCTGCATCATGGAAGGCCTGTTCTTCTACGTCGGCTTCACGCAGATCCTCGCACTGGGTCGCCAGAACAAGATGACCGGCGCCGCGGAGCAGTATCAGTACATCCTGCGCGACGAGTCGATGCACTGCAACTTCGGCATCGACCTGATCAACCAGGTGAAGCTGGAAAACCCGAACCTGTGGACGCCGGAGTTCCGCGAGGAGATCCGCGAGCTGTTCAAGAAGGCCGTCGAGCTCGAGTATCGCTATGCCGAAGACACGATGCCGCGCGGCGTGCTTGGTCTGAATGCGGGCATGTTCAAGAGCTATCTGCGCTTCATCGCGAACCGTCGCTGCGCACAAATCGGTCTCGAGGCACTCTTCCCGAACGAAGAAAATCCGTTCCCGTGGATGAGTGAGATGATCGATCTGAAGAAGGAGCGCAACTTCTTCGAGACGCGAGTGATCGAGTACCAGACCGGTGGCGCGCTGAGCTGGGACTGA
- the ampD gene encoding 1,6-anhydro-N-acetylmuramyl-L-alanine amidase AmpD — translation MNAPRDLPVLTLDAGGWVVEAERLPSPNFDTRPPGMLTDLLVVHNISLPPGQFGGGEIAAFFQNRLDHDAHPFFDEIRGVHVSSHFLVRRDGALQQFVSCNARAWHAGASAFEGRTRCNDFSIGVELEGTDDLPFTEAQYVTLAALTRVLREHYPIQAVAGHADIAPGRKTDPGPHFEWRRLREMADLAPEALPFQATD, via the coding sequence ATGAACGCGCCGCGCGACCTGCCCGTGCTCACGCTCGACGCCGGCGGCTGGGTCGTCGAGGCCGAGCGTCTGCCGTCGCCCAACTTCGACACGCGGCCGCCCGGAATGCTGACGGACCTGCTCGTGGTGCACAACATCTCGTTGCCGCCGGGGCAATTCGGGGGTGGCGAGATCGCGGCGTTCTTTCAGAACCGGCTCGATCACGATGCCCATCCGTTCTTCGACGAGATTCGCGGTGTGCACGTCTCGTCGCATTTCCTCGTGAGGCGCGATGGTGCGTTGCAGCAGTTCGTGTCGTGCAATGCGCGGGCCTGGCATGCCGGTGCGTCGGCGTTCGAAGGACGCACGCGCTGTAACGATTTCTCGATCGGGGTGGAGCTCGAGGGCACCGACGACCTGCCGTTCACCGAGGCGCAGTATGTAACGCTGGCGGCGCTCACGCGCGTCTTGCGTGAGCATTATCCGATTCAAGCCGTGGCCGGACACGCCGATATCGCACCGGGGCGCAAGACGGACCCGGGGCCGCACTTCGAGTGGCGGCGATTGCGCGAAATGGCGGACCTGGCGCCGGAAGCGTTGCCGTTTCAGGCAACGGATTAA
- a CDS encoding PP0621 family protein, with translation MRNILLLLLLLIAGTWWMRNNERKRNARDARMRASSPNGAGAPPRQSLPPAERMVRCSECDTYLPESDAVSGADGKHFCSGAHRDAYLAREHRV, from the coding sequence ATGCGCAATATCCTGCTGTTACTGCTTTTGTTGATTGCGGGCACCTGGTGGATGCGAAACAACGAGCGCAAGCGCAATGCACGGGATGCGCGCATGCGGGCGTCGTCACCCAACGGCGCCGGCGCGCCGCCGCGTCAGTCGTTGCCGCCTGCCGAGCGCATGGTGCGTTGCAGCGAGTGCGACACCTATCTTCCCGAGAGTGATGCCGTCTCCGGCGCCGACGGCAAGCATTTTTGCAGCGGCGCGCATCGCGACGCGTACCTCGCGCGCGAACACCGCGTCTGA
- a CDS encoding aldose epimerase family protein — MTSAGPDGRPANIPPTPSDSPSALPPSPGPTPLVLSPGKPIRLTSGALLAEVQPGAGGRLSRLARRDTRGDLFDYLVPLGNDPFPSDEWPKAGAFPMLPYTNMLRDDRLHWRDRTITVREQPAASSSLHGWGLRREWEVVDESPHCCVLQLDCPAQPEWPWHYQAYLSVTLDAQGVDMQLSLTNLSADAMPGGLGLHPYFRWPAGARLTFESEAVWHSPSEDVRWPSEQRIHVGAIEVVSVGGGLNMEGRSTWFAEAPSGSGRFDARIDYAGGLRSATVRSSDAPWLVVHSPAGRPYLCLEPSTHRVGEFDHDHVVIAHGQTLDLTMRIDLA, encoded by the coding sequence ATGACTTCCGCAGGCCCCGACGGCCGACCGGCGAATATCCCGCCGACACCCAGCGACTCACCTTCCGCCTTGCCGCCATCACCCGGCCCGACACCGCTCGTCCTCAGCCCCGGCAAACCGATTCGCCTGACCAGCGGCGCGCTCCTTGCCGAGGTACAGCCGGGCGCCGGCGGCCGCCTCTCGCGGCTCGCGCGCCGCGACACGCGCGGCGATCTGTTCGATTACCTGGTCCCGCTCGGCAACGACCCGTTCCCGTCGGACGAGTGGCCGAAGGCCGGCGCGTTTCCGATGCTTCCGTATACCAATATGCTGCGCGACGACAGGCTGCACTGGCGCGATCGCACGATCACCGTTCGCGAGCAGCCGGCGGCGTCGAGTTCGCTGCACGGCTGGGGGCTGCGCCGCGAGTGGGAGGTCGTCGACGAAAGTCCCCACTGCTGCGTGCTGCAACTCGACTGCCCCGCCCAGCCCGAGTGGCCCTGGCACTATCAGGCGTACCTGTCGGTCACGCTCGACGCGCAGGGCGTCGACATGCAGCTCTCGCTCACCAATCTGTCCGCCGACGCCATGCCGGGGGGGCTCGGTCTGCATCCCTACTTCCGCTGGCCGGCCGGCGCGCGGCTGACGTTCGAATCGGAGGCCGTCTGGCATTCGCCCTCCGAAGACGTGAGATGGCCGAGCGAGCAACGCATCCACGTGGGCGCCATCGAGGTGGTGTCCGTCGGCGGCGGGCTCAACATGGAGGGCCGCTCGACGTGGTTCGCCGAAGCGCCCTCCGGTTCCGGGCGCTTCGATGCCCGCATCGACTACGCCGGCGGCCTGCGCTCGGCCACGGTGCGCAGCAGCGACGCACCGTGGCTCGTGGTGCACTCGCCGGCGGGTCGCCCCTACCTGTGCCTGGAGCCGTCCACGCATCGCGTGGGCGAGTTCGACCACGATCACGTTGTCATCGCGCACGGCCAGACACTCGATCTGACGATGCGCATCGATCTGGCCTGA
- a CDS encoding cytochrome C assembly family protein codes for MTILLYALTAILYAGLAVCSWQGYRRDAALALAGGEVAPAPVTGTASRWPMQLSLFAVLVLHGVLLHQTIFRADSMHFGFAYMLSAMLWLSVGIYWIESFFFPLDSLRLMVTPVAAVACLLPMIFPDVRILGFAAEPIFKAHFIIANMAYGLFALAALHALLMIYAERQLHPSRSGEATGWLSRWLETLPPLLTMEKLLFRLIGAGFVLLTLTLVSGVMFSEALFGRAVRIDHKTVFAVVSWLMFGAVLLGRHFYGWRGKVALRWVLASFVALLLAYVGSRFVLEVVLHRMTET; via the coding sequence ATGACTATTTTACTGTATGCGCTGACCGCCATCCTCTACGCCGGGTTGGCGGTTTGTTCGTGGCAAGGGTATCGACGCGACGCCGCGCTCGCACTCGCGGGCGGGGAGGTCGCGCCTGCGCCGGTCACGGGCACCGCGTCGCGCTGGCCGATGCAGCTCTCGCTGTTCGCCGTGCTCGTGTTGCACGGGGTGCTGCTGCATCAGACGATCTTCCGCGCCGACAGCATGCACTTCGGTTTTGCGTACATGCTCTCGGCGATGTTGTGGCTGTCGGTCGGGATCTACTGGATCGAGAGTTTCTTCTTTCCGCTCGACAGCCTGCGTCTGATGGTCACACCCGTGGCGGCCGTGGCGTGCCTGTTACCGATGATTTTTCCGGATGTGCGCATTCTGGGCTTCGCGGCCGAACCGATTTTCAAGGCGCATTTCATCATCGCGAACATGGCCTACGGACTGTTCGCGCTGGCGGCACTGCACGCATTGCTGATGATCTACGCCGAGCGGCAACTTCACCCGTCGCGCAGCGGCGAGGCAACCGGATGGCTCTCGCGCTGGCTCGAGACACTGCCGCCGCTGCTCACGATGGAAAAACTGCTGTTCCGGCTCATCGGTGCCGGGTTCGTGTTGCTGACCCTGACGCTGGTCTCCGGAGTGATGTTCTCCGAGGCGCTGTTCGGGCGCGCGGTGCGTATCGACCACAAAACCGTGTTCGCGGTGGTGTCGTGGCTGATGTTCGGCGCGGTGCTGCTGGGCCGGCACTTTTACGGGTGGCGCGGCAAGGTCGCGCTGCGTTGGGTTCTGGCGTCGTTCGTGGCGCTGCTGCTGGCGTATGTCGGCTCTCGCTTCGTGCTTGAGGTGGTGCTGCATCGCATGACGGAGACTTGA
- a CDS encoding ribonucleoside-diphosphate reductase subunit alpha translates to MQTNENLTRPNPTPAATTGTGPGASAPQTTGAFEPATNADFKVIRRNGAVVGFEPSKIAIAVTKAFLAVNGGQGAASARVRELVEQLTQNVVRALMRSRPNGGTFHIEDIQDQVELALMREGEHNVARAYVLYREKRAQERAHAVEAAPEAAAPDMPVLHVTDNGVSRPLDMAALRGVVQAACENLGNEVDAEPILTETIKNLYDGVPLSQVYDSAILASRTLIEKEPAYSQVTARILMHTIRREILGEEVLQGDMAARYIDYFPRFIKQGVEAELLDEQLLSYDLAKLAAALDANRDLQFNYLGLQTLYDRYFLHIDGHRIEMPQAFYMRVAMGLALNEVEREARAIEFYQILSSFDFMSSTPTLFNSGTRRSQLSSCYLTTVSDDLEGIYEALKENALLSKFAGGLGNDWTQVRALGSHIKGTNGKSQGVVPFLKVVNDTAVAVNQGGKRKGAVCAYLETWHLDIEEFLELRKNTGDDRRRTHDMNTANWIPDLFMKRVMEGAEWTLFSPSTCPDLHDKYGKAFEQAYTAYEEKAARGEIKLFKKIPAQALWRKMLGMLFETGHPWITFKDPCNIRSPQQHVGVVHSSNLCTEITLNTSETEIAVCNLGSVNLVAHLKQTANGYELDHEKLQRTIRVAMRMLDNVIDINYYAVTKARNSNLHHRPVGMGIMGFQDCLHLLRTPYASNAAVEFADRSMEAVCYYAYWASTELAKERGQYSSYKGSLWDRGILPQDSLKLLAEERGGYVDVDLSSSLDWDSLRKHIAAHGMRNSNCVAIAPTATISNIIGVSACIEPTFQNLYVKSNLSGEFTVVNEYLVRDLKARGLWDEVMVADLKYFDGSLSRIDRVPADLREIYATAFEVEPKWLVEAASRRQKWIDQAQSLNIYMAGASGKKLDETYKLAWTRGLKTTYYLRTMAATHVEKSTVSHGALNAVPSSGGMSGGFSAEPSAPLSPLAQPMPDAEGAVCTMRPGDPGFDECEACQ, encoded by the coding sequence ATGCAGACTAACGAAAACCTCACCCGCCCGAACCCGACGCCCGCCGCGACGACCGGCACCGGCCCGGGTGCGTCGGCGCCCCAGACGACGGGTGCCTTCGAGCCGGCGACCAACGCCGACTTCAAAGTGATTCGACGCAACGGCGCGGTGGTGGGTTTCGAGCCGTCGAAGATCGCGATCGCCGTGACCAAGGCGTTCCTCGCCGTGAACGGCGGTCAGGGCGCGGCGTCGGCACGTGTTCGCGAGCTCGTGGAGCAACTGACGCAGAACGTCGTGCGCGCGCTGATGCGCAGCCGCCCGAACGGCGGCACGTTCCACATCGAAGACATTCAGGATCAGGTCGAACTCGCGCTCATGCGTGAAGGCGAGCACAACGTGGCCCGCGCCTACGTGCTGTATCGCGAGAAGCGCGCGCAGGAGCGTGCTCACGCGGTCGAGGCTGCGCCCGAAGCCGCCGCGCCCGACATGCCGGTGCTGCATGTCACCGACAATGGCGTGTCGCGCCCGCTCGACATGGCCGCGCTGCGTGGCGTGGTGCAGGCCGCCTGCGAGAACCTCGGCAATGAAGTCGACGCCGAGCCGATCCTGACCGAAACCATCAAGAACCTGTACGACGGCGTGCCGCTGTCGCAGGTTTACGACTCGGCGATCCTCGCCTCGCGTACGCTCATCGAGAAGGAGCCGGCGTACAGCCAGGTCACCGCTCGTATCCTGATGCACACGATCCGCCGCGAGATTCTCGGCGAGGAAGTGCTGCAGGGCGACATGGCCGCGCGCTACATCGATTACTTCCCGCGCTTCATCAAGCAGGGTGTCGAGGCCGAGCTGCTCGACGAGCAACTGCTCTCGTACGACCTGGCCAAGCTGGCCGCCGCGCTCGACGCCAACCGCGACCTGCAATTCAACTACCTCGGCCTGCAGACGCTGTACGACCGTTACTTCCTGCACATCGACGGTCATCGCATCGAAATGCCGCAGGCGTTCTACATGCGTGTGGCCATGGGGCTGGCGCTGAACGAAGTCGAACGCGAAGCGCGTGCGATCGAGTTCTACCAGATCCTGTCGAGCTTCGATTTCATGAGCTCGACGCCCACGCTGTTCAACTCGGGCACGCGCCGCTCGCAGCTCTCGTCGTGCTACCTCACGACCGTCTCGGACGATCTGGAGGGCATTTACGAAGCGCTCAAGGAAAACGCGCTGCTCTCGAAGTTCGCCGGCGGTCTGGGCAACGACTGGACGCAGGTGCGCGCGCTCGGCTCGCACATCAAGGGCACGAACGGCAAGAGCCAGGGCGTGGTGCCGTTCCTGAAGGTGGTCAACGACACGGCCGTGGCCGTGAACCAGGGCGGCAAGCGCAAGGGCGCGGTGTGCGCCTATCTGGAAACGTGGCACCTGGACATCGAGGAATTCCTCGAGCTGCGCAAGAACACCGGCGACGACCGTCGTCGCACGCACGATATGAACACGGCGAACTGGATTCCCGATCTGTTCATGAAGCGCGTGATGGAAGGCGCCGAGTGGACGCTGTTCTCGCCGTCGACCTGCCCGGACCTGCACGACAAGTACGGCAAGGCCTTCGAGCAGGCGTACACCGCCTATGAAGAGAAGGCGGCGCGCGGCGAAATCAAGCTGTTCAAGAAGATTCCGGCGCAGGCGCTCTGGCGCAAGATGCTGGGCATGCTGTTCGAGACCGGCCATCCGTGGATCACGTTCAAGGATCCGTGCAACATCCGCTCGCCGCAGCAGCACGTGGGCGTGGTGCACTCGTCGAACCTGTGCACGGAAATCACGCTGAACACGAGCGAGACCGAAATCGCCGTGTGCAACCTCGGCTCGGTCAACCTCGTGGCTCACCTGAAGCAGACCGCCAACGGCTACGAGCTCGATCACGAGAAGTTGCAGCGCACCATTCGCGTGGCGATGCGCATGCTCGACAACGTGATCGACATCAACTACTACGCGGTGACGAAGGCGCGCAATTCGAATCTGCATCACCGTCCGGTGGGCATGGGCATCATGGGCTTCCAGGACTGCCTGCACCTGCTGCGCACGCCGTATGCGTCCAATGCCGCCGTCGAGTTCGCCGATCGTTCGATGGAAGCCGTGTGCTACTACGCCTACTGGGCGTCGACCGAGCTGGCCAAGGAGCGCGGCCAGTATTCGTCGTACAAGGGGTCGCTGTGGGATCGCGGCATCCTGCCGCAAGACTCGCTCAAGCTGCTGGCCGAAGAGCGCGGCGGCTACGTCGACGTCGACCTGTCGAGTTCGCTCGACTGGGACAGCCTGCGCAAGCACATCGCCGCGCACGGCATGCGCAACTCGAACTGCGTGGCCATCGCGCCGACGGCAACGATCTCGAACATCATCGGCGTGTCGGCCTGCATCGAACCGACGTTCCAGAACCTGTACGTGAAGTCGAACCTCTCGGGCGAATTCACGGTGGTCAACGAGTACCTGGTGCGTGACCTGAAGGCCCGCGGTCTGTGGGATGAAGTGATGGTCGCCGACCTGAAGTATTTCGATGGTTCGCTCTCGCGTATCGACCGTGTGCCGGCCGACCTGCGCGAGATCTATGCCACGGCGTTCGAAGTCGAGCCGAAGTGGCTGGTCGAGGCGGCGTCGCGTCGTCAGAAGTGGATCGATCAGGCCCAGTCGCTCAACATCTACATGGCCGGCGCTTCGGGCAAGAAGCTCGACGAGACGTACAAGCTGGCATGGACGCGCGGCCTGAAGACCACGTATTACCTCCGGACGATGGCCGCAACGCACGTCGAGAAGTCGACGGTGAGCCACGGTGCGCTGAACGCGGTGCCGAGCTCGGGTGGTATGTCGGGTGGTTTCTCGGCCGAACCGAGCGCGCCGCTCTCGCCGCTGGCCCAGCCGATGCCGGACGCCGAAGGCGCGGTCTGCACGATGCGCCCGGGCGACCCCGGCTTCGACGAGTGCGAAGCCTGCCAGTAA